From a single Mycolicibacterium moriokaense genomic region:
- a CDS encoding acyl-CoA dehydrogenase family protein, whose product MTSELTAGTEFATVAEFRSQLVAWLDSHDLAPPPGDHSLDAKHAQHARVLRELYDAGWMRWGWPESAGGLGGPMILRAIVGEEVVGRRLDDPGPYSMLEVLTPTMIDYARPELAAEMVPRLLSGQETWCQGFSEPGSGSDLASLTTRAEQRGDEWVINGQKVWTSFAQYAKRCVLLTRTGPGHSGITAFFIDVDSPGVDVRPLRTMHGVDEFCEVYFDDVVVPADRMLGNPGDGWQVAMDLLPYERSTCFWQRIAYLYSRLDSLVGEVKSLGQAADSELGETYLALHTLRCRSRATQLRLADGNKLGADTSIDKVLLAGAEQQLYDTVRDLLPGVIELDDTDWRTEYLYSRAATIYGGTAEVQRNIIARRLLDLGKE is encoded by the coding sequence ATGACCAGCGAACTGACCGCTGGCACCGAGTTCGCGACAGTCGCCGAGTTCCGCTCGCAGTTGGTCGCGTGGCTCGACAGCCACGACCTGGCCCCGCCGCCCGGTGACCACTCGCTGGACGCCAAGCACGCGCAGCACGCCCGCGTGCTGCGCGAGCTCTACGACGCGGGCTGGATGCGGTGGGGCTGGCCGGAATCCGCGGGCGGCCTCGGCGGGCCGATGATCCTGCGCGCCATCGTCGGCGAGGAGGTCGTCGGCCGCCGGCTCGACGATCCCGGTCCGTACTCCATGCTCGAGGTGCTGACCCCGACGATGATCGACTACGCCCGACCCGAACTCGCCGCGGAGATGGTGCCGCGCCTGCTGTCGGGCCAGGAGACGTGGTGCCAAGGGTTCTCCGAGCCGGGCTCGGGCAGCGATCTGGCGTCGTTGACCACCCGCGCCGAACAGCGTGGTGACGAGTGGGTGATCAACGGCCAGAAGGTGTGGACCAGCTTCGCGCAGTACGCAAAGCGGTGTGTCCTGCTCACCCGAACGGGGCCAGGACATTCGGGGATCACCGCCTTCTTCATCGACGTGGACAGTCCGGGCGTCGATGTCCGCCCATTGCGCACGATGCATGGCGTCGACGAGTTCTGTGAGGTCTACTTCGACGACGTGGTGGTGCCCGCCGACCGGATGCTCGGAAACCCCGGCGACGGTTGGCAGGTCGCGATGGACTTGCTGCCCTACGAGCGCTCGACGTGCTTCTGGCAGCGCATCGCCTACCTCTACTCACGCTTGGACTCGCTGGTCGGTGAAGTCAAAAGCCTTGGCCAGGCCGCAGATTCGGAATTGGGCGAGACATATCTGGCCCTACACACGTTGCGCTGCCGGTCGCGAGCCACGCAGCTTCGGCTGGCCGATGGCAACAAGCTGGGCGCGGACACGTCGATCGACAAGGTGCTGTTAGCCGGTGCCGAACAACAGCTCTACGACACCGTGCGCGATCTGCTGCCCGGTGTCATCGAGCTCGACGACACCGACTGGCGCACCGAATACCTCTATTCCCGGGCGGCCACCATCTACGGCGGCACCGCCGAGGTGCAACGCAACATCATCGCCCGCCGCCTGCTGGACCTCGGGAAGGAGTGA
- a CDS encoding nuclear transport factor 2 family protein has translation MTPSNSRPAAPPRTDDLVEIQQLLARYAVTITQGDIDGLISVFTPDGTYSAFGSTYTLARFPELVEAAPKGLFMTGTSLVTFDDADPDKATGTQPLCFIEHSKHDMRIGYYNDTYVRTDDGWRLKTRAMTFIRRSGDHDSGRPHAIGRPEAG, from the coding sequence ATGACGCCAAGCAATAGTCGGCCTGCGGCCCCACCACGAACGGACGATCTCGTCGAGATCCAGCAGCTGCTCGCCAGGTATGCGGTCACGATCACCCAAGGCGACATCGACGGACTGATCTCGGTGTTCACGCCGGACGGCACGTACAGCGCGTTCGGCTCCACGTACACGTTGGCGCGCTTTCCAGAGCTCGTCGAGGCCGCCCCAAAGGGACTGTTCATGACGGGCACATCCCTGGTGACCTTCGATGACGCCGATCCCGACAAGGCCACCGGCACACAGCCGCTGTGCTTCATCGAGCACTCCAAACACGACATGCGCATCGGCTACTACAACGACACCTATGTCCGCACCGACGACGGGTGGCGGCTGAAAACCCGCGCCATGACGTTCATCCGGCGCAGCGGAGACCATGATTCGGGGCGACCACACGCGATCGGCCGGCCGGAGGCCGGATGA
- a CDS encoding metal-dependent hydrolase family protein — translation MLTLKAAGLLDVDAGEIVRPGIVLIEDDRIVGVGGAAGPDDQVIDLGDAILLPGLMDMEVNLLMGGRGETPGLSQVQDDPAIRVLRAVGNARRTLRAGFTTVRNLGLFIKTGGYLLDVSLGRAIDAGWIDGPRIVPAGHAITPTGGHLDPTMFAAFMPGALELTVEEGIANGVDEVRKAVRYQIKHGAQVIKVCVSGGVMSLTGEAGAQHYSDDELRAIVDEAHRRGLKVAAHTHGAEAVKHAVACGIDCIEHGFLMDDEAIKMLVDNDRFLVTTRRLAEAMDVSRAPKELQDKAAEMFPKARTSIQAAYEAGAKIAVGSDAPAIPHGKNADELVTLVDWGMPADAVLRAATVVAADLIDRSDLGRIAEGYLADIIAVPGDPLADITVTRNVSFVMKGGKVFKNDAKQ, via the coding sequence GTGCTGACCCTCAAGGCCGCGGGTCTACTCGACGTCGACGCCGGCGAGATCGTCCGACCGGGAATCGTTCTCATCGAAGACGATCGGATCGTCGGCGTCGGCGGGGCGGCAGGTCCCGACGATCAGGTCATCGATCTCGGGGACGCCATCCTGCTGCCTGGCCTGATGGACATGGAGGTCAACCTCCTGATGGGCGGGCGGGGTGAGACCCCGGGCCTGTCCCAGGTGCAGGACGATCCCGCGATCCGCGTGCTGCGTGCCGTCGGTAATGCGAGGCGCACACTGCGCGCGGGGTTCACCACGGTGCGCAACCTCGGATTGTTCATCAAGACAGGCGGTTACCTCCTCGACGTCTCGCTCGGCAGGGCCATCGACGCCGGATGGATCGACGGTCCGCGGATTGTGCCCGCGGGTCACGCGATCACCCCGACCGGCGGGCATCTCGACCCGACGATGTTCGCCGCGTTCATGCCCGGTGCGCTCGAGTTGACGGTCGAGGAGGGCATCGCCAACGGCGTCGACGAAGTCCGCAAGGCCGTCCGTTACCAGATCAAGCACGGCGCCCAGGTGATCAAGGTGTGCGTGTCCGGCGGAGTGATGTCGCTGACCGGTGAGGCTGGGGCACAACACTATTCGGACGACGAACTGCGGGCGATCGTCGACGAGGCACACCGTCGCGGCCTGAAGGTCGCCGCGCACACCCACGGCGCGGAGGCCGTCAAACACGCTGTGGCGTGCGGTATCGACTGCATCGAGCACGGCTTCCTGATGGACGACGAGGCCATCAAGATGCTGGTGGACAACGACCGGTTCCTGGTCACCACCCGCCGACTGGCCGAGGCGATGGACGTGTCCAGAGCTCCAAAGGAGTTGCAGGACAAGGCCGCCGAGATGTTCCCGAAGGCGCGTACGTCCATCCAGGCGGCGTATGAGGCCGGGGCGAAGATCGCGGTCGGCTCCGACGCCCCAGCGATCCCGCACGGAAAAAATGCCGATGAACTCGTCACGCTGGTCGACTGGGGCATGCCTGCCGACGCGGTGCTGCGGGCGGCCACGGTCGTCGCCGCGGACCTGATCGACAGATCGGACCTCGGCCGCATCGCCGAGGGCTACCTGGCAGACATCATCGCCGTACCCGGCGATCCGCTGGCGGATATCACCGTTACACGGAATGTAAGTTTTGTAATGAAGGGCGGTAAGGTCTTCAAGAATGACGCCAAGCAATAG
- a CDS encoding aromatic ring-hydroxylating oxygenase subunit alpha has product MAFFPKPAAGSWTENWPELGTAPVDYTDSIDPEQWKLEQQAIFRKCWLNVGRVERLPKKGSYFTKEMPSAGKGTSVIIVKDKQEKVRAFYNLCRHRGNKLVWNDYPGDEVSGTCRQFTCKYHAWRYSLEGDLTFVQQEDEFFDLDKGDYGLVPVRCEVWEGFIFINFDNDAEPLTDYLGEFAKGLEGYPFHEMTETYSYRAEVNANWKLFIDAFVEFYHAPILHMKQAVKEEAEKLASYGFEALHYDIKGQHSMISSWGGMSPPKDENMVKPIERVLHSGLFGPWDRPKIKGILPDELPPAVNPSRHHAWGQDSFEFFPNFTLLLWAPGWYLTYHYWPTDVDKHIFECTLYFVPATNTRERLAHELAAVTFKEYAFQDANTLEATQTQIGTRVVTDFPLCDQEILLRHLHKTAWDYVNAYKKEKGLTNGDTNGDANGHATSNASKKDAINA; this is encoded by the coding sequence GTGGCATTTTTCCCCAAGCCGGCGGCGGGCAGTTGGACTGAGAACTGGCCCGAACTGGGAACGGCGCCGGTCGATTACACCGATTCGATCGATCCCGAGCAGTGGAAGCTCGAACAGCAGGCCATCTTCCGCAAGTGCTGGCTCAACGTCGGACGCGTGGAGCGACTCCCCAAGAAGGGCAGCTACTTCACCAAGGAGATGCCGTCCGCCGGCAAGGGCACGTCGGTCATCATCGTCAAGGACAAGCAGGAGAAGGTTCGCGCCTTCTACAACCTGTGCCGCCACCGCGGAAACAAGCTGGTGTGGAACGACTATCCGGGTGACGAGGTGTCGGGCACCTGCCGTCAGTTCACCTGCAAGTACCACGCCTGGCGCTACAGCCTCGAGGGTGACCTCACCTTCGTGCAGCAGGAGGACGAGTTCTTCGACCTCGACAAGGGCGACTACGGACTGGTGCCCGTGCGCTGCGAGGTGTGGGAAGGCTTCATCTTCATCAACTTCGACAACGACGCCGAGCCGTTGACCGACTATCTCGGTGAATTCGCGAAGGGTCTGGAGGGCTATCCCTTCCATGAGATGACCGAAACCTACAGCTACCGAGCCGAAGTCAACGCCAACTGGAAGCTGTTCATCGACGCGTTCGTCGAGTTCTACCACGCGCCGATCCTGCACATGAAGCAGGCGGTCAAGGAGGAAGCCGAGAAGCTCGCGAGCTACGGTTTCGAGGCGCTGCACTACGACATCAAAGGTCAGCACTCGATGATCTCGTCCTGGGGCGGCATGAGCCCGCCGAAGGACGAGAACATGGTCAAGCCGATCGAGCGGGTGCTGCACAGCGGGCTGTTCGGCCCGTGGGACCGGCCGAAGATCAAGGGCATCCTGCCCGACGAGTTGCCACCGGCGGTCAACCCGTCGCGCCACCACGCGTGGGGTCAGGACTCGTTCGAGTTCTTTCCCAACTTCACCCTGCTGCTGTGGGCGCCGGGCTGGTACCTCACCTACCACTACTGGCCTACCGATGTGGACAAGCACATCTTCGAGTGCACCCTGTACTTCGTGCCGGCCACCAACACCCGCGAACGGCTCGCCCACGAGCTCGCGGCGGTCACGTTCAAGGAGTATGCGTTCCAGGACGCCAACACGCTGGAGGCCACCCAGACACAGATCGGCACCCGGGTCGTCACCGACTTCCCGTTGTGCGATCAGGAGATTCTGCTGCGTCACCTGCACAAGACGGCATGGGATTACGTCAACGCGTACAAGAAGGAAAAGGGCCTGACCAACGGCGATACCAACGGTGACGCCAATGGTCACGCCACGTCGAACGCCAGCAAGAAGGACGCCATCAATGCCTAA
- a CDS encoding carboxymuconolactone decarboxylase family protein, whose protein sequence is MRVSPLPADQWDDAVDRALSNMPIERRNPEAAGNLVATLVRHPKLTRAFLRFNFHLLYGSTLPERLRELAVLRVAHRRHCEYEWRHHVRMGGEAGLTPEVIEGIQRGEAADALDRAVIAAVDELEDDSVISDATWAALSEHLDERQRMDLVFTIGCYGALAMAINTFGVEPDAEEHAER, encoded by the coding sequence GTGCGTGTCTCGCCGCTCCCCGCTGACCAGTGGGATGACGCCGTCGACCGTGCGCTGTCGAACATGCCGATCGAGCGCCGCAACCCGGAGGCCGCGGGCAACCTCGTCGCGACACTCGTCCGCCACCCCAAGCTGACCCGGGCGTTCCTGCGCTTCAACTTCCACTTGCTCTACGGGTCGACGCTGCCGGAACGGTTGCGCGAGCTGGCGGTGCTGCGCGTCGCCCACCGGCGCCACTGCGAGTACGAATGGCGCCACCACGTCCGCATGGGCGGCGAGGCGGGCCTGACCCCCGAGGTCATCGAGGGTATCCAGCGCGGTGAGGCGGCCGACGCACTCGACCGCGCGGTCATCGCGGCCGTGGATGAGCTCGAGGACGACTCGGTGATCTCCGACGCCACCTGGGCGGCGCTCTCGGAGCACCTCGACGAGCGCCAACGGATGGATCTCGTCTTCACCATCGGCTGCTATGGCGCACTCGCCATGGCTATCAACACGTTCGGTGTCGAACCCGACGCAGAAGAACACGCAGAGAGGTAG
- a CDS encoding amidohydrolase family protein, which translates to MNKEDMILISVDDHIVEPPDMFKNHLPKKYLDEAPRLVHNPDGSDTWQFRDVVIPNVALNAVAGRPKEEYGLEPQGLDEIRPGCWQVDERVKDMNAGGILGSMCFPSFPGFAGRLFATEDPEFSLALVQAYNDWHVEEWCGAYPARFIPMTLPVIWDPEACAKEIRRNAARGVHSLTFTENPSAMGYPSFHDFDHWKPMWDALVDTETVLNVHIGSSGRLAITAPDAPMDVMITLQPMNIVQAAADLLWSRPIKEYPTLKIALSEGGTGWIPYFLERVDRTYEMHSTWTGQDFKGKLPSEVFRDHFLTCFIADPVGVTTRHQIGVENICWEADYPHSDSMWPGAPEQLDEVLKANNVPDDEINKMTYENAMRWYHWDPFTHMTKEQATVGALRKAAEGHDVSIQALSKKEKTGATFGDFAAKAKELTGNKD; encoded by the coding sequence ATGAACAAAGAAGACATGATCCTGATCAGCGTTGATGATCACATCGTCGAACCGCCTGACATGTTCAAGAATCATCTGCCGAAGAAGTACCTCGACGAGGCGCCGCGGTTGGTGCACAACCCCGATGGGTCGGACACCTGGCAGTTCCGCGACGTCGTCATCCCGAACGTCGCGTTGAACGCGGTGGCCGGCCGGCCCAAGGAGGAGTACGGCCTGGAGCCGCAGGGTCTCGACGAGATCCGGCCGGGCTGCTGGCAGGTCGACGAGCGGGTCAAGGACATGAACGCCGGCGGCATTCTCGGCTCGATGTGCTTCCCGTCGTTCCCCGGTTTCGCCGGGCGACTGTTCGCCACCGAGGACCCGGAGTTCTCCTTGGCTCTGGTGCAGGCCTACAACGACTGGCACGTCGAGGAGTGGTGCGGGGCGTACCCGGCGCGGTTCATCCCGATGACGCTGCCGGTGATCTGGGATCCGGAGGCCTGCGCCAAGGAGATCCGCCGCAACGCGGCGCGCGGTGTGCACTCGCTGACGTTCACCGAGAACCCTTCGGCGATGGGCTATCCCAGCTTCCACGACTTCGACCACTGGAAGCCGATGTGGGACGCGCTCGTCGACACCGAGACCGTGCTCAACGTGCACATCGGGTCGTCGGGTCGGCTGGCGATCACCGCCCCGGACGCGCCGATGGACGTGATGATCACCCTGCAGCCGATGAACATCGTGCAGGCCGCCGCGGACCTGCTGTGGTCTCGGCCGATCAAGGAGTACCCGACGCTGAAGATCGCGTTGTCCGAGGGCGGCACCGGCTGGATTCCGTATTTCCTGGAGCGGGTGGACCGCACCTATGAGATGCACTCGACGTGGACGGGCCAGGACTTCAAGGGCAAGCTGCCTTCCGAGGTGTTCCGGGATCACTTCCTGACCTGCTTCATCGCCGACCCGGTGGGGGTGACGACACGTCATCAGATCGGCGTCGAGAACATCTGCTGGGAAGCCGACTACCCGCACAGCGACTCGATGTGGCCCGGTGCGCCCGAGCAGCTCGATGAGGTGCTGAAGGCCAACAACGTGCCCGACGACGAGATCAACAAGATGACCTACGAGAACGCCATGCGGTGGTACCACTGGGATCCGTTCACCCATATGACCAAGGAGCAGGCGACCGTCGGCGCGCTGCGCAAGGCGGCCGAGGGTCACGACGTGTCCATCCAGGCGCTGTCGAAGAAGGAGAAGACCGGCGCCACGTTCGGTGACTTCGCGGCCAAGGCCAAGGAATTGACGGGCAACAAAGACTGA
- a CDS encoding acyl-CoA dehydrogenase family protein gives MSFELSEDQQTIRQAVAELCSKFDDEYWMRKDLAHEFPQEFYDAIASGGWLGMTIPEEYGGHGLGITEATLLLEEVARSGAAMNGASAIHLTIFGMQPVVKHGSDELKAATLPRIVNGDLHVCFGVTEPTAGLDTSRITTFAKREGDKYRINGRKVWISKAQESEKILLLTRTTPYDQVTKKTDGMTLFLTDLNRDHVDIRPIKKMGRNAVSSNEVFIDDLVVPVGDRVGEEGKGFKYILDGLNPERMLIAAEALGIGRVALEKAVKYGNERVVFNRPIGMNQGLQFPLADSLARLDAAELVLRKATWLYDNGKPCGREANTAKYLCADAGFGAADRALQLHGGMGYSEEYHVSRYFRESRLMKIAPVSQEMILNFLGEHVLGMPRSY, from the coding sequence ATGAGTTTCGAGCTGAGCGAGGATCAGCAGACCATTCGTCAGGCCGTCGCCGAGCTGTGCAGCAAGTTCGACGACGAGTACTGGATGCGGAAAGACCTTGCGCACGAATTCCCGCAGGAGTTCTACGACGCGATCGCCTCCGGCGGGTGGTTGGGCATGACCATCCCCGAGGAGTACGGCGGACACGGGTTGGGCATCACCGAGGCCACGCTGCTACTCGAGGAGGTCGCGCGGTCCGGCGCGGCGATGAACGGCGCCAGCGCCATCCACCTGACCATCTTCGGCATGCAGCCCGTCGTCAAGCACGGCTCCGACGAACTGAAGGCCGCAACGCTGCCGCGCATCGTCAACGGCGATCTGCACGTCTGCTTCGGCGTCACCGAACCGACTGCCGGGCTGGACACCTCGCGTATCACGACGTTCGCGAAGCGCGAGGGGGACAAGTACCGGATCAACGGCCGCAAGGTGTGGATCTCCAAAGCGCAGGAGTCCGAGAAGATCCTGCTGCTCACCCGGACCACGCCGTACGACCAGGTCACCAAGAAGACCGACGGCATGACGCTGTTCCTGACGGATCTGAACCGCGACCACGTCGACATCCGGCCGATCAAGAAGATGGGCCGCAACGCCGTCAGCAGCAACGAGGTGTTCATCGACGATCTCGTCGTCCCCGTCGGCGATCGGGTCGGCGAGGAAGGCAAGGGGTTCAAGTACATCCTCGACGGGTTGAACCCGGAGCGGATGCTGATCGCCGCCGAAGCGCTGGGAATCGGACGCGTCGCACTCGAGAAGGCCGTCAAGTACGGCAACGAGCGCGTGGTGTTCAACCGGCCCATCGGCATGAACCAGGGACTGCAATTCCCGCTCGCGGATTCCCTTGCCCGCCTTGACGCGGCTGAGCTCGTGCTGCGCAAGGCCACGTGGCTCTACGACAACGGCAAGCCCTGCGGGCGCGAGGCCAACACCGCCAAATACCTTTGTGCCGACGCCGGTTTCGGCGCCGCCGATCGCGCTCTGCAGCTGCACGGCGGCATGGGCTACTCCGAGGAGTACCACGTCTCACGGTATTTCCGCGAGTCGCGGCTGATGAAGATCGCGCCCGTCAGCCAGGAGATGATCCTGAACTTCCTCGGCGAGCACGTTCTCGGAATGCCGAGAAGCTACTGA
- a CDS encoding CaiB/BaiF CoA transferase family protein, with the protein MNAPLAGVTVVAMEQAVAAPMCTRVLADFGARVIKVENPNGGDFARAYDDVVNGPGGMAAHFVWCNRGKESVTLNTKSPEGLDLLHRLLDRADAFVSNLAPGSTARMGISAADLAVRHPNVIPVEIDGYGPGGPISHKRAYDLLVQAESGSCAVTGYPGMPAKPGPAVADFTTGLYAAISILALLFARGRRHDGAAAPAVELSLFDVMTDVMGYALTYTQHSGIDQEPLGVGSPAVAPYGAYPTRDGQTVVLGTTNDREWQRVAREIIDRPDLADDRRFATNPGRCEHREILDEAIRSWCAQYDLAEIQKIADAAGIGNSRYNLPSEVVAHPHLTARDRWRTVATPVGDIQALRPPPVISGFEQPMGAIPGLGEHTDAVLSELGLTAEELSRLRADGVIGPAYP; encoded by the coding sequence ATGAATGCGCCGTTGGCGGGCGTGACCGTCGTAGCGATGGAGCAGGCCGTTGCCGCTCCGATGTGCACCCGCGTGCTCGCCGACTTCGGTGCCCGCGTGATCAAAGTGGAGAACCCCAATGGCGGCGACTTCGCTCGCGCCTACGACGACGTCGTCAACGGTCCCGGCGGGATGGCCGCACACTTCGTGTGGTGTAACCGCGGCAAGGAGTCGGTCACTCTCAACACGAAATCGCCGGAGGGGCTGGACCTGCTGCACCGGCTTCTCGACCGCGCCGACGCCTTCGTATCGAATCTCGCGCCGGGATCGACGGCCAGGATGGGAATCTCGGCGGCCGATCTGGCGGTCCGTCACCCCAATGTCATCCCCGTCGAGATCGACGGTTACGGCCCCGGCGGTCCGATCTCGCACAAGCGCGCGTATGACCTTCTGGTGCAGGCGGAGTCGGGCTCATGTGCCGTCACCGGCTACCCGGGTATGCCTGCCAAACCCGGGCCTGCGGTCGCCGACTTCACGACGGGCCTGTACGCCGCGATCTCCATTCTGGCGCTGTTGTTCGCGCGGGGGAGACGCCACGACGGTGCCGCGGCCCCCGCGGTCGAACTGAGCCTGTTCGACGTGATGACCGATGTCATGGGTTACGCGCTGACCTACACCCAGCATTCGGGCATCGACCAGGAGCCTCTCGGCGTCGGCTCACCCGCGGTTGCGCCCTACGGGGCATACCCGACCCGTGACGGTCAGACCGTGGTGCTGGGGACGACGAACGACCGCGAATGGCAGCGCGTCGCCCGCGAGATCATCGACCGGCCCGACCTCGCCGACGATCGACGCTTCGCCACCAATCCGGGGCGTTGCGAACACCGGGAGATCCTCGACGAGGCCATCCGATCCTGGTGTGCCCAGTACGATCTGGCCGAGATTCAGAAGATCGCCGACGCTGCGGGCATCGGCAATTCCCGCTACAACCTGCCCAGCGAGGTCGTCGCGCACCCGCACCTGACCGCGCGCGATCGGTGGCGCACGGTGGCCACGCCGGTGGGCGACATCCAGGCGCTGCGGCCGCCGCCGGTCATCAGCGGGTTCGAACAGCCGATGGGCGCGATACCCGGGCTCGGCGAGCACACCGACGCCGTCCTGAGCGAATTGGGTTTGACCGCAGAGGAACTCAGTCGGCTACGGGCCGACGGCGTGATCGGACCGGCATACCCGTGA
- a CDS encoding enoyl-CoA hydratase/isomerase family protein, whose product MSEDQVLLREDRDGVRTLTLNRPDRKNAINAQLWEELADALRAAARDTELRALVITGAGGAFCSGADISTGEDIHPRHKLRRLTEVALALHELTVPTIAKVNGVAVGAGWNLALGCDLVVATPESRFCQIFSKRGLSVDLGGSWLLPKLVGLQQAKRLVLLADMIDAEEARSMGLVTWVKAADEIDGFVADLAGRLAAGPPVALAQSKALLNDGANATLREALANEARAQPGNFATADSTEAYAAFAQKRDATFTGQWAVPRSEK is encoded by the coding sequence GTGAGCGAAGACCAGGTGCTGTTGCGCGAGGACCGCGACGGGGTCCGCACGCTGACGCTGAACCGGCCCGACCGCAAGAACGCGATCAACGCGCAGTTGTGGGAGGAGCTGGCCGACGCCCTACGCGCCGCCGCGCGAGACACCGAGTTGCGCGCGTTGGTGATCACAGGTGCGGGCGGGGCGTTCTGCTCCGGCGCCGACATCTCCACGGGTGAGGACATCCATCCGCGGCACAAGCTGCGCCGGCTGACCGAGGTGGCGCTCGCGCTGCATGAGCTGACTGTCCCGACGATTGCGAAGGTGAACGGCGTGGCCGTCGGCGCGGGCTGGAACCTGGCGCTCGGCTGCGACCTCGTCGTCGCGACGCCCGAGTCGCGGTTCTGCCAGATCTTCTCCAAGCGCGGCTTGTCGGTCGATCTCGGCGGGTCCTGGCTGCTGCCCAAGCTCGTGGGCCTGCAGCAGGCCAAACGGCTGGTGCTACTGGCCGACATGATCGACGCGGAGGAGGCGCGGTCGATGGGCCTCGTCACCTGGGTCAAGGCGGCCGACGAGATCGACGGGTTCGTCGCCGACCTCGCGGGCCGTCTCGCCGCAGGCCCGCCCGTCGCGCTGGCGCAGAGCAAGGCCCTGCTCAACGACGGCGCCAACGCGACACTGCGCGAAGCGCTCGCCAACGAGGCCCGAGCGCAACCGGGAAATTTCGCCACTGCAGACTCAACGGAGGCGTATGCCGCATTCGCGCAGAAGCGCGATGCGACGTTCACCGGCCAATGGGCAGTACCAAGATCGGAGAAGTGA
- a CDS encoding thiolase family protein, with amino-acid sequence MREAVIVEAVRTPVGKRNGGLSEIHAADLSAIVLNALMERAGVDPEIVDDVVWGCVSQVGDQSSNIGRYSVLAAGWPEHIPGTTVNRACGSSQQALDFAVQAVMSGQQDVVVAGGVEVMSRVPLGAARSTGMPYGPKVLERYGDFSFNQGISAEMIAQKWGFSRTRLDEYSVRSHELAAAAQDSGAFETQIMPVFTDGEPVVADEGVRRGTTVEKLAGLKPAFKEDGVIHAGNSSQISDGAAALLVMAAENALAMGLRPIASYRAGAVTGADPVLMLTGPIPATEKVLHKAGVTLDEVGVFEVNEAFAPVPLAWLAETGADEAKLNPLGGAIALGHPLGASGAVLMTRMLNHMRDNGIRFGLQTMCEGGGTANATLVELIA; translated from the coding sequence ATGCGCGAAGCAGTCATCGTCGAGGCGGTGCGCACCCCCGTCGGGAAGCGCAACGGCGGACTGTCGGAGATTCACGCCGCAGACCTGTCCGCGATCGTCCTCAACGCGCTGATGGAGCGGGCCGGGGTGGACCCCGAGATCGTCGACGACGTGGTGTGGGGCTGCGTCTCACAGGTGGGCGATCAGTCCAGCAACATCGGCCGCTATTCGGTGCTGGCGGCGGGCTGGCCCGAGCACATCCCCGGTACGACGGTCAACCGCGCCTGCGGTTCGAGCCAGCAGGCACTCGACTTCGCGGTGCAGGCGGTGATGTCGGGTCAGCAGGACGTCGTCGTCGCGGGTGGCGTCGAGGTGATGAGCCGGGTGCCGCTGGGGGCGGCCCGTTCCACCGGCATGCCGTACGGCCCCAAAGTCCTTGAGCGGTATGGCGATTTCTCGTTCAACCAGGGCATCTCCGCGGAGATGATCGCTCAGAAGTGGGGCTTCTCGCGGACCCGGCTCGACGAGTACTCGGTGCGCTCCCATGAGCTGGCGGCGGCCGCACAGGACAGCGGCGCGTTCGAGACCCAGATCATGCCCGTCTTCACCGACGGCGAGCCCGTCGTCGCCGACGAAGGGGTGCGGCGGGGGACCACCGTCGAGAAGCTGGCCGGACTCAAGCCGGCGTTCAAGGAGGACGGCGTCATCCACGCGGGTAACTCGTCGCAGATCTCCGACGGCGCCGCCGCGCTTTTGGTGATGGCCGCCGAGAATGCCCTGGCGATGGGACTGCGGCCGATCGCCAGCTATCGCGCCGGTGCGGTCACCGGGGCCGACCCGGTGCTGATGCTGACGGGTCCGATTCCCGCCACCGAGAAGGTGCTGCACAAGGCGGGCGTCACGCTCGACGAAGTCGGTGTCTTCGAGGTCAACGAAGCGTTCGCGCCGGTGCCGTTGGCCTGGCTGGCCGAAACGGGCGCCGATGAGGCGAAACTCAACCCGCTCGGCGGGGCGATCGCGCTCGGTCATCCGCTCGGGGCCTCGGGGGCGGTGCTGATGACGCGCATGCTCAACCACATGCGCGACAACGGAATTCGCTTCGGGCTGCAGACCATGTGCGAGGGCGGCGGCACCGCCAACGCCACGCTGGTAGAACTCATCGCGTAG